TTTGCCCCTGATTACTACGAATTGGTGCGCCGGCCCGAGTACGAATTGCTCTGGTATGCCGCCGTTGAAAAATGGAGAACCCCACCGACCGCCCTGACCGGCCCGAACGTCCCCAGCGACCTGCCCGCCCGGTAGCCGGCCGCCGCTTTTACGACGGCGCCAACCGCCCCGTCACCCCCAAACAGTTCCGCCCCGACCGCGGCGGCAGCGAGTTTGACGACCGTCCCGCCCGCCCCCGCGGCCGCGGCGGCTCCGACAACCGCGACGACTTCGGCGCCGACCGTCCCGCCCGCCCGGAGCGCAGCGAGTCGCGCCCGCCCTACCGCGAAGGCGGCGGGCGCGGTGGCAACGACCGGCCCCGCTATGAAAACCGCCCGGCCCAGGCGTCGAGCATCGACATGCTGTTTGGCCTGCGCCCCATTCTGGAAGCGCTGAGCGCCGGCCGCACGCTGGAAAAGATTTTCCTGCTGCGCGGTACCAAGAACAGCCTCGTTACGGACATCTCCACTGCCGCCCGCGAGGCGGGCATTCAGGTACAGATGGTGCCCGTGGAGAAGCTCGACAACCTGACGCGCAAAAACCACCAGGGCGCCGTGGCCTTCGTGTCGCCCATCGACTACGCCCCGCTCGATAACATCGTATCTGGGCTGTTTGAGGAAGGCAAAGTGCCCTTCCTGCTGCTACTCGACCGCATCACCGACGTGCGCAACTTTGGCGCCATTGCCCGCACCGCCGAGTGCCTGGGCGTGCATGCCATCGTGGTGCCCAGCCGCGGCGCGGCTCAAATCAACGGCGACGCCCTGAAAACCTCGGCCGGCGCGCTCAACATCCTGCCGGTGTGCCGCGAGGTGAGTTTGCACGAAACCGTTCGTTTCCTCCAGCAGTCGGGCATCACGGTAGTGGCCTGTACCGAGAAAGCCGATGAAGCCGTGGGCACCGCCCAGGTCGATTTCAGCGGCCCCGTGGCCGTGCTCATGGGCTCGGAAGAAGACGGCATCTCGCCCGACCTGCTAAACCTGGCCGACGTGAAGCTGAAAGTGCCCATGAGCGGCCAGATTCAGAGCCTCAACGTGGGCGTGGCCGCTGGCATCATGCTGTTTGAAGTGGCCCGCCAGCGGGTGGCAGCAGAGTAACGCACCGTGTCATTGCGAGTGGAGCGCAGCGCAACGCGGCAATCCGTCCTCTTAATGCGACCAGCCCCCAACATGTGAAAAGCCCCGGCACTGCGCAGTGCCGGGGCTTTTCGTTTTGGACAGACTTTTCACGTTAGCAGGCTGGTCGCATTAAGAGGACGGATTGCCACGGGCTGCGCCCTCGCAATGACAGGCGACTCCGCACGAGGCCAAGACAGGCCTAGTTATACCCGGCTCCCTTCTTTGCTTTCACATCGGCCACAAAGTCTTTCACGCGCTGCTCCTCGCTGCGCTTGCAGATGAGCAGCACGTTGTCGTACTCGGCCACGATGTAGTCTTCCAGGCCCTGCACCACCACCAGACGCTCCGACGGCGTTTTGATGACGCAGCCGGTGGTGTCGTAGAGCAGCACGTCGCCGCTCACCATGTTGCCATTGTCGTCGTGCTGGCCGATGCGGTGCAGCGAGTCCCAGGTACCCACGTCGCTCCAGCCGAAGTCGGCGGGCAGTACGTACACGTTGTCCGCCTTTTCCATCACGCCGTAGTCGATGCTGATGTTGCGGCAGCGCGAATAGGCTTCGCTGATAAATTCTTCTTCCTGGGGCGTGCCGAGCTGCGCCACCCCCTCATCAAATACCTCGGCAATGTCGCTCAGGTACTGGTGGAAGGCGTTGATAACGACATCGGCCCGCCACACAAACAGGCCGGAATTCCAGAGGAAGTCGCCACTTTCCACAAACATGCGGGCCAGCTCCAGATTGGGCTTTTCGGTAAAGGTTTTCACCTTGTGCAGCTCGCCGCCGGGCAGGCTCTGCTCGTCCATGTACTGAATGTACCCGTAGCCGGTGTCGGGGCGCGAGGGCTGAATGCCGAGCGTGATGAGCACGTCGTGGGCCCGGGCGGCGTCCACGGCCTTGCGGATGAGGCGACGGAATTCGTCTTCGCGCAGCACGGCGTGGTCGGCGGGCGTTACGATGATGGTGGCCTGCGGGTCGCGCTGGGCAATGCGGTAGCTGGCGTAGGCAATGCACGGGGCCGTGTTGCGCCCGATGGGCTCGCCCAGAATCTGGTCGAGGGGCAGTTCGGGCAGGTGCTCGTGCACCAGGTCGGTGTAGTCGCGGTTGGTGACCACGAACACGTTTTCGGGAGGGCACACGCCCGCAAACCGGTCCACGGTAAGCTGGAGCATGGAACGGCCAACGCCCAGCACATCATGAAATTGCTTGGGGTGGTGGGTGCGACTAAACGGCCAGAAGCGGCTGCCAATGCCGCCCGCCATGACAACGAGGTAAGTGGAATTCATTGGGGCAAAGGTAAGACCGGAGCCGAACGTGCAGCACAAGGCCCGGGCCCGCTACACGAGGCCCTCACGCAGCAAGTCGTGCAGGTGAATGAAGCCGGCAAACGCGCCCCCTTCCGTCACCACCAGCTGCGTAATGTTGCGCTGCTGCATGCGGGCCAGCGCTTCGGCGGCAAAGTCCTCGATGTCGATGGTGGCCGGGCGGGGCGTGAGGATGTCGCGGGCGCGCAGGTTTTCCAGGTCCGAGAAGCTACCCAGCATGCGGCGCAGGTCGCCATCGGTGATGATGCCAGCCAGCTGACCGGCGGCGTCCAGCACGGCCGTGGCCCCCAGGCGCTTGCCCGATATTTCGAGCAGCACTTCCTTCAGCGGGGCATCTTCCGTCACCTGCGGGCGCTGGTTCTGACGGCTGAGGTCGCCCACTTTCAGGTAAAGGCGCTTGCCGAGCGTGCCGCCGGGGTGCAGGCGGGCAAAATCAGCAGCGGTGAACTGCCGGCTTTCGAGCAGGCACACGGCCAGAGCATCGCCGAGGGCCAGCGCCGCGGTGGTGCTGGTGGTGGGTGCCAAGTTGTTGGGGCAGGCCTCTTTGGCCACCGGCGCGTGCAGGATGTAGGTAGCCTGCTGGCCCAGGTAGGAGTCGGCGCGGCTGACGAGGGCGGCCAGCGGCACGCCCTTGCGGCGCAGCAGCGGCACCAATACTTTGATTTCGGGCGTGTCGCCGCTCTTGCTGATGGCGATGACAAAGTCTTCGGGCTGAATCATGCCCAGGTCGCCGTGGATGGCATCGGCGGCGTGCATGAACAGGGCCGGCGTGCCGGTGCTGTTGAGCGTGGCCACGATTTTGCCGGCCACGTGCGCGCTTTTGCCAATGCCCGTGACCACGACGCGGCCCTTGAGCTGCAGAATGGCCTGCACGCAGCGCGCAAAGTCGGGCGTGGCGGCAATGGCCTCGGCTACGTCGTGCAGGGCGGCGGCCTCTTCGTGCAGCACCTGCCGGGCAATGGTGAGCATATCGGCGGGCGAAGGGGCGGCGCCAGGGGCAGCCGAGTGAGCGAGGTGCGAGGAAGCAGGCATGGGCAAAGCAGGAAATGACGCTGCAAAATTCGGCGATAGAAGCTAAGCCAGCGCCGCCGCCCCAACGCCCCCAACAACGGCTTTGAACCGTTCGTTTTCAACCGCTAAATGGGCCCATCCCATTGCCGTTTGCAAAAGCATTGTTCGTCTGGCATTTGCATTTTACCGGGCACACGGCCACTCATTTGGCGTTACGAAATTGTTTTCCACAATTCACGAAAAACACCATTTTTCACGTTAAAAAACAATCCTCGTGCTTATCTTCGTTAAGAACCGCGCTTCCATACGCACCTCATCTGAGCTTACGAACTATGTCAACAGTTGCCCTTCAAGAATCCCCGGTCCTCACGGCCGACTTGAAACATACACTTAAGGAAGTATTCGGCTACGGCCAGTTTCGCGGGACGCAGGAAGCTGTTATTCAGAACATACTGGCGGGGCGCAACACCTTTGTCATCATGCCTACGGGCGCGGGCAAAAGCCTGTGCTACCAGCTGCCGGCCCTGGTGCTGCCGGGCACGGCCATCGTCATTTCGCCGCTCATCGCCCTGATGAAAAACCAGGTCGACCAGCTCGGCGCTTTTGGTGTGAATGCCCAGGTGTACAATTCGACGCTGACCAAAACGGAGATGAACCGCGTCAAGAAAGACGTGATGAACGGCGACGTGCGCCTGCTCTACGTGGCCCCCGAAAGCCTGACCAAGGACGACACCATTGAGTTTCTGCTGAAAAGCACCATCAGTTTCGTGGCCATCGACGAGGCCCACTGCATCTCGGAATGGGGCCACGACTTTCGGCCCGAGTACCGCAAGATTCGCGGCATCATCGACAACCTGGGCGGCAACGTGCCCATTATTGCCCTCACGGCCACGGCCACGCCCAAAGTGCAGCTGGATATCCAGAAGAACCTGCAGATGGACGACGCTTCGGTGTTTAAAACCAGCTTCAACCGCACCAACCTTTACTACGAGGTGCGCGCCAAGCACAACACCAAGAAGCAGCTGATTCAGTACGTGAAGCAGCACAAGGGCAAGGCCGGCATCATCTACTGCCTGAGCCGCAAGAAAGTGGAGGAAATAGCCGAGCTGCTGCGCGTGAACGACGTGCGCGCCCGCCCCTACCACGCCGGCCTCGACCAGCAAACCCGCATCGACAACCAG
This DNA window, taken from Hymenobacter sp. 5317J-9, encodes the following:
- the rlmB gene encoding 23S rRNA (guanosine(2251)-2'-O)-methyltransferase RlmB, producing the protein MENPTDRPDRPERPQRPARPVAGRRFYDGANRPVTPKQFRPDRGGSEFDDRPARPRGRGGSDNRDDFGADRPARPERSESRPPYREGGGRGGNDRPRYENRPAQASSIDMLFGLRPILEALSAGRTLEKIFLLRGTKNSLVTDISTAAREAGIQVQMVPVEKLDNLTRKNHQGAVAFVSPIDYAPLDNIVSGLFEEGKVPFLLLLDRITDVRNFGAIARTAECLGVHAIVVPSRGAAQINGDALKTSAGALNILPVCREVSLHETVRFLQQSGITVVACTEKADEAVGTAQVDFSGPVAVLMGSEEDGISPDLLNLADVKLKVPMSGQIQSLNVGVAAGIMLFEVARQRVAAE
- a CDS encoding mannose-1-phosphate guanylyltransferase; its protein translation is MNSTYLVVMAGGIGSRFWPFSRTHHPKQFHDVLGVGRSMLQLTVDRFAGVCPPENVFVVTNRDYTDLVHEHLPELPLDQILGEPIGRNTAPCIAYASYRIAQRDPQATIIVTPADHAVLREDEFRRLIRKAVDAARAHDVLITLGIQPSRPDTGYGYIQYMDEQSLPGGELHKVKTFTEKPNLELARMFVESGDFLWNSGLFVWRADVVINAFHQYLSDIAEVFDEGVAQLGTPQEEEFISEAYSRCRNISIDYGVMEKADNVYVLPADFGWSDVGTWDSLHRIGQHDDNGNMVSGDVLLYDTTGCVIKTPSERLVVVQGLEDYIVAEYDNVLLICKRSEEQRVKDFVADVKAKKGAGYN
- a CDS encoding KpsF/GutQ family sugar-phosphate isomerase, producing the protein MLTIARQVLHEEAAALHDVAEAIAATPDFARCVQAILQLKGRVVVTGIGKSAHVAGKIVATLNSTGTPALFMHAADAIHGDLGMIQPEDFVIAISKSGDTPEIKVLVPLLRRKGVPLAALVSRADSYLGQQATYILHAPVAKEACPNNLAPTTSTTAALALGDALAVCLLESRQFTAADFARLHPGGTLGKRLYLKVGDLSRQNQRPQVTEDAPLKEVLLEISGKRLGATAVLDAAGQLAGIITDGDLRRMLGSFSDLENLRARDILTPRPATIDIEDFAAEALARMQQRNITQLVVTEGGAFAGFIHLHDLLREGLV